ttctaaaatacatacatatgcATAGTGAGGATACATGTTGTATATGCAGGCTCTTCTCATGCGGAACAAGTAAAGAAGGTGAATCCCATCTGGTGGAGTGGAATGAGAGTGAAGGGGCTATCAAACGGACATATTCTGGATTTAGGAAGCGCTCTTTAGACGTCGTCCAGTTTGACACAACAAGGAACCGATTCTTAGCTGCTGgtgatgaatttcaaattaagtTCTGGGATATGGATAATACCAATGTGTTGACGGCAGTTGATGCAGATGGCGGGTTGCCTGTCAGTAGTGCTCTCCTTTACATTATTTCTATACCATTGAAGAGTGCAGAAGTCAGACTAGTTTGccccttttatttttgcagGCTAGTCCTAGACTGAGATTCAACAAAGAAGGGTCACTGTTGGCTGTAACAACGAATGACAGTGGTATTAAGATCTTAGCAAATAATGATGGTTTGCGCTTGATTAGAATGTTGGAGGGAAGGGCTATGGAGAAAAATCGAGGCACTTCTGAGCCCATCAACTCTAAGGTAGTTTTTGTTCTGTGGTCCTTAAGTCAATATTTGGTAAATGTTTGATGGCATCATTCTTGTAATCAATATGAAGCTTGCTGTATTTGATAACTTATGCTGGCATAATTTCTTCATTgtctatatttttatttgccAGTGAGGTTCTCATGTCAAGTTTTGTTGCTTAATTTTCTCCTAGCAGCCTCTGATTGTTAATGCACTAGGCCCCATTGTGAATGTTCCTAATGCTGTTCCTCCAGCCCTGGAACGTCCTGATAGAATCCAACCAGCTGTGTCTATCAGTAATCTGGTAAGTTTAAGAAGCATGAAATTGTTAATGCTCTctgtttttgttggtttatattggttttttttactgCAGGGTACTATGGAGAACAGCAGGCTCGTTGATGTTAAACCTCGGATTTCCGAGGATATAGACAAGATTAAGAGCTGGAAAATTTCTGATATTGCGGATCCCTCTCAAATGAAAGCTTTGCGATTGCCTGACTCTACAACTGCTGGAAAGGTGTAGAGGACTATTCCTAATTAACACCTATAATCATAAAATATGAGACAGAAGTCCTGAACTTTATggtttagttttttcttttataccaaaataaaccagatttttttaaagatatatTTTATTCAGTTAGAGAACATAAGTATGTTGATTTTGCCTCTAAAACTGGTGCAAATTAATCAACAAATATGTATGTGCTATAGTGGACTAGATCATTTACTCCTTACATTACAGACTCCACAATATcataattgaagaaattatTTGCTAATTGCAGATTGTGAGACTAATGTACACAAACAATGGCCTGGCTCTGTTAGCCCTCGCCTCCAATGCTGTTCACAAGCTTTGGAAATGGCAGCGTAATGAAAGGAATCCATCAGGGAAGGTCTGGCTTGTGTCTTTCCTCAAGTGAATCTCTCCCTGTTTAAATTTGGTGTTTCTTATAGATTTCTACCttgtggttttgttttgttttcaggCTACTGCATATGTTACACCACAGTTGTGGCAGCCTCCCAATGGAACTCTCATGACTAATGATGTGAATGACAATAAACCAGCTGAGGAATCTACTGCGTGTATTGCTTTATCCAAAAATGATTCTTATGTCATGTCTGCATCTGGTGGGAAAGTCTCTCTGTTCAACATGATGACGTTTAAGGTATGTTATTGCTGTCTCTTTTAGAACCATCTAGAAAGTTCTATAGCACATTTTTGTACATCTTTTGTCATATATACTCAAGCAATCTCCTTTAATGATCTTGCTGACCGAATCCACCTCGTACTTTGCAGGTCATGACAACATTTGTTTCTCCCCCTCCCGCAGCCACTTTTTTGGCATTTCATCCTCAAGACAATAATATAATTGCTATTGGCATGGAGGATTCtactattttaatatataatgttAGGGTTGATGAGGTAAAGCATGTCTCTTAGTTTTATCTGTATTTGTTGCTTGATGTCTTTTGAGGTTTTGCCTGTTTGTCTGGTTATCTGATAAACTAAACCTTGGATGAGATTGGCAGGTTAAAACCAAACTTAAGGGTCATCAGAATCGGATTACAGGCCTTGCATTTTCTCAAAGTCTTAATGTACTGGTTTCTTCAGGTGCTGATACCCAGGTTAGTGATTTTATAACAAGTATAGCAATTCTTTCCTATCCTCGAGAGGAACGTTAAGCTGCTGctcattgtatttgttttcttgtacaactagttggtttttttgggtgtggaTTCTcctttttgctttattttgttgggGAAGGCGGATGTAATGCCTTAATTTAAAGGGGATAATAATATGAATGGAGGTGTTTCATACACTTAAAGCTAAAGCATTGCTTTCCTATGACCGAgtacaaatttttttggatcATTATGAAGAGCCACTGCTTTAATTGAAAGAAACTAGGCAATGCTATTCCTCTTATCTAATTGCATGACATTTTTATTTACGTCGGTGACTTGGATTGCAGTTATGCGTGTGGAGCATTGATGGatgggagaaaaagaaaacaaggttTATACAAGCACCAGCTGGTCGCCAATCCCCGTTGGTTGGAGAAACAAAAGTTCAGTTTCATAATGATCACACACACCTGTTGGTTGCTCATGAAAGCCAAATTGCTGTGTATGATTGCAAGCTTGATTGTTTGCGCTCAGTAAGTTCTTAACCTGGCAGTCCTTGTCTCAGAAAAATGTTGAACTAACATAAAAGTTATCTGTCTAGAAATGTTTGATCTATAAGACttgtataaaattaaatttaagtttCTTATTTAGACATTTGCATCTATCGTAAAACTGaattaattatctttattCTAATTTGacgatttttcttttttcttcctatcttctttttttcgcATCTACGATGGCAGTGGTCTCCAAAAGATGCACTTGCCGCTCCCATCTCAAGTGCAATATATTCATGCGATGGTCTATTGGTTTATGCTACCTTTTGTGACGGTGCTGTTGGAGTTTTTGATGCTGATACCTTAAGACTCAGATGTCGAGTAGCACCTACTGCGTATATACCTTCATTTTCTCTCAGGTGGGCGGAAAAGTATTTTGCTGTTTATTGAACgggaactttttttttctttctgatcttctgcttttttcttttgggcttATCTATAAAGACTTGTAGCCTCGTTTGACATTTGCAAACTGATGTAAAATGTTGTGCAGCGGCAACCCCACCTATCCTTTGGTTATAGCAGCTCATCCGTCTGAGCCTAACCAGATTGCAGTCGGCATGACTGATGGCTCAGTGCATGTAGTTGAACCGTCTGATGTAGAGCTGAAGTGGGGCGGTGCACCGTCTCAAGATAATGGCCCTTCCAATTCGTCAAATCCTTCGCCTAGTGGTCAAGCATCAGAACTTCCTTCCAGGTGATGGTGGCACTGCCGTGGATGAATGTCTCTTTAAGAAGAGTAGACAGACAGaaagacagacagacagacacgAGGGTTCAGTTTCACGAATTTTAGCTAGTAGTACGACCACCTTTTccaattgtaatttttgtgtgtgtttctcTGAGCCATTGCTTTGGATTATGGCTGTTTATTCTCTATGTACAtccttttgtctttgttttgcGAAATGAAGTTGTAGGGAGTATGAATCTgtatattattgttgttgtcGTCAGAACGTGTTGGAAGACACCATGAAAGGCCAATTTGCCTTCCGGCAGTATCTTAggtggttttatttatttatttatttctctttctttaatACGTAgattatatacatatttaaGTTGATGGTCTTTGGAATGTGATTTATGACTTCGTAGTCTCCTCCTTCCTGCTCCTTTGTGATGTCAATGGCCTATAATAAACTGGTGGTCCatctataataataatatttatatattgcaAGAGAGGAGTTTAACCCACCCAataagtaaaagaaaatagcGAGGAGGctgtagctcaagtggttaagagcagTTAGGTATTCATACATTCGACAGCTGAGAGTAAGAGCAGGCAGTTATTGTGTTTGTGTTCTGTGTTGTGTGTCGTTTGTTTTGtggagaaaaaacaaacaagagagACGGCCCAATTGCTTTTACCTACAAGGCTACAACTCTTCGTCACGTGGCAACATAAAATTGGAGGACACATAATTGTGAGACGTTTTAGCTGCTCTTCTCCGAGCTCTCGCACCCAAAGAAGCTAATTAAGACGACGTTCTGCACGTTTGGCCATTTTTGTTGCGAAGAAGACTCGCAGTCGCAGGCACCATCTCTCACTTCTTCTACTCCCACCACTTTGTCttcttttgattattattatttctctctctctctctctctctctctctctctctctctctctcaaaacacAGATTCGAATCGATTCCTTGGGCTCTCAAGAAACCCAAAGCTTGGTAACGTCTCCATATCTCTTTCTCAACCTCAccttttctgtttggttgccgGGAAAACGCCCGGCCATGATTATATAAACGAAATAGACGAAACTAGTTTCCAAAATTTCCTaacttcttttcatttcttttgggtCCCCCACAAACTTCAAGATTTATGCCAGTTAGGGTTTTCTTGCTTGATTTTCACGAAACCGAACGGAGTGGAAGaacacaaaattttcaaatttttttttttgccgtAGGTCGTTTACTTGTTTTTAGGGgggaaaaataatgaaagtgaaatCAGTAGGCCGCAGCTATTAGGTCTGGCTAATGGAATCCTAAACTTTATTaatttgagaaaattgaaTTGAGTATTATTTTTCAGCGGCCAAATTGGTTCTGAGTTGTGCACTCAATATAATTGTTGATCTTACATTTATGTCTCGTTTATCATCAGAACTAGGCTAAGGGATCTGAATGGAAATGCCATCAAATGAGAATTCACAGCCCTCAATGAATTCTACCAGTGATGCTGATAATCAACATGAGACTATTGTTCCTGATGGTTTAAATAATGCGTACGCTCTTCTTTCCCTATACATTTTACTGTATATCCTACACGTTTTCTAATAACAAGGAAGTATATGAACCGTCTATTGTGTGATGCAACTACCTAATTGTTGTAAATGGGAGCTACTCTCACTGACTACTCGGCTGCTTCCCTACACTGAATTATTTCAACATATTATACCACAGTGATGCATTGTTTGTGAAGCTTTGTGCACTAACGGGCCTTTCTATCTAGTCAATACGCTTTTCAGTGATGTACATATTCTAGGGATCAGTAAATATTTTCTCCTTAAAATTGAGACCGTAGAAAAGGAAATTCACCTTCATGttacttattttttgtttctgattTCATATTAAGAAAGTGCTGTATTGAACTTGATATTTTAGATATAAGGAGTCCAAGCATGAGCTTGCTGAAGAAGAAGTTAGAGGCATACTAGCAGTTATTGCATCCACCGGAAAATTTTGGTAAGCTGTTATTTAGGCGTGAAATTCTCTCATTTGTGTGTAGCATATTAATGTATTATTCTTGGTGCGTGTATGTGTGTGTTGTGTTTACTCTATGTATGATGTACAAAAAGGTAACATTCGTAATCCATTTGTTTTTGCTTGGTATTtaaactttatttatttatttatatctcACAGGCATGATTGGGACAAATTAAAAAGCATGCTATCCTTTCAGCTGAAGCAGGTATGGGGAAGTATGCCAGCATGCGGGTCTTCCGCTATTTATGGTTGTCACACACATGCGTGCTCTTAATAGATGTGCATAATTGCATTCTAGTTCCAAGATTATGGTATTTATCtgtctctctcactctcttccCCCTCTCTATTGCTCTTCTTCCTTGATTTATGAAGGTTCTGTTGGAGTATCCTGAGGGAAAAATGGCAGATGAGCAGCAAATTGCTTCTTTAGGAGAAACGTACCCAGAACTGGTGAAGAGGTTGGATGAAGGTATTCTCATTCCCCTGATCATATATGAAATCAGCTTAAGGGCGTGGAgctgaaattatattttagtttATGGTGTTAGGGTCTACagttttattgaattttcaGTTCCATTTTTTAATGGTAATTGCTTATAGTTTGTTTCTTCACTGCAGCTCTTAATAGTTTTACCGAAGGTCCTCCATTTACACTTCAGAGGCTTTGCGAGGTGTTCACTTCACCTTTATATTATGCGTCATGCGTTACCTCTCTGCAGTATTCTTTATGATTGTGTCTTTCATTCCTTTGTCGACACTTTTCAAAGCTCCATGCATTGAATTAGTTTGGTTGAATTTGTCTAACAACAGttacccttttttattttttttatttatttttggggtcAAGTACAATAGGTACCTTGCTGAAACTGCTATTCTCTTCTTGCCCCCTCTTTTCACCCTTCTGTTCTCCTTAGAAGTTTGTTTCCCTATCATTTGTAACTGCAAAAATGGTGGCAATTGGACGtagtttttataatttaggagTAGTTTGCAGACCTTTAATGAGTGCTTGCATCTTTTTGCTTGTCTGATACGTTAATGCACTATTATTCCCTTGCTATGTTATAATATGTATCACTTTACGAGATGTAATTttgtattgaaatttttgttgaaCAGATCCTTTTGGATGCACAAACCACCTATCCAAATCTCTCAAAGCTTGCTTTTGCACTAGAAAAGGTATAGTAATGAAGAACCTGATTCACTGTTTTCCATCCCAATGCATCTGATGTTGCTAAGAGCAACTTTAATGGGGGGATGTAAATGGTTACTTTATCTCCACCATTTACTCATCTTCCATCAGTTTAGTGGGTTTCTTCCTTAGTTGGAATGATATAAAGCTGCTCTAATGCTTCCCCTTAAGTGTTTGGGCAAAGAAAACTCTTGATTTAAGCTTATATATGCCAACCTTATTTTAACTAATACTGAAGTAGTCTACTTAAGTTCCAACTTAcatatttattgtttatattttcttgaacTTTTTATTTGTAGCTTTACAActtgcattttcttttttgtagaATCTATTGGTGACAACCATGCTGACGGTCTCAACTGATCCATATCCACAACCCATGGTGCAAAATTCAGCTGAACCAAAGCAAGCAACTGAAGAACCTAAACTTCACTCTGATTCAGTGCAGAATGGGGTGGAACCTATGGTAGGTGATAGGGATGAAGTTATGGCAGAGGTAGAACAAGCTGATATTGATGATGATATGACCATTGCCATAGAAGCTTTTGAAGATATAGTTGGATCATCAGAAACAAATTCAGTGCAGACCAATAATTCTTAGCATTCCAGTGATGTAGTCGAGAGGCGTTAATCCAACAAGCTCATTGGTTCACATGAGCAACTTGGTTGGATCATTAAGTCTGGTACTGGGCTTGGTTAACCATCAAGTTAGCAGCATTAGTGGAAGCGTGGATCCTGGTCACATAGATTCGGGAAGATTCTTATTCATATTTATGCCTAAATGGTGTAACTATAAAATAGGGAGCATTGCATCGAGAATTATTGGCTGGCTTCTGTAGCTTTTACAATTTTGCTGCTGCATTGTAACTCACAGGTCATTGATACTTGGCTTGCTTGATTTtgcattttgaaataaatgccttttccaattttttatgTTCTGAATTCAGAACGTCACGCTTAATGCGCCTATGTCGGAATCCGTCTTTTTTGGACTGAAAGCGGAAAGGGTGAGTAGAACAGTAGCGAAAACTAAACCAACCTTCTTTGGCCTAGTGTGCACTTGTTCAAATTCGCTGTTCTGTTATTAAAGGAGAAATCATTTTGCAACAACTCGAGAAACTCCGGGGATTGACGatactaaaaaaaaggaaatgggTAGAATATGGAATTATTGCATTGCTTTATATGGGGTAAAGATCAAAACTTGAGTGTTGgaaccaaacaagaaaagaaaagcctTGGAAGTTTGATATTTAACAGCATGACTTTCATGgaaatatacatatttatcAGAACGATTagctttttttatattaaatcaGAACGACTTATATATTGGAGAGAATAacattcaattaaaaatttaaaactttggtaatttatttttaaaaagataaaacaagTATGTTGTCTCGTAGTAGCcagattttttctttctttttttggcgTAAAATTTGTCATATGTACAGTAAGTAGCTGTTCCATTTCATCCTGAAAGAAATCAATAGcagaccaaaaaattaaaattgtttgGCTCTACTCAAATAACAGTTTCTTTCTTCCCTCTTTCCAAATTTCTTGTTATGCTCTAACTTCAACCACGTCACCATCTGTGAGTTTGGTATTGGGTAAGACCAGTTGACCATTAACCCAGACCAGTTTTCCCTCCAGTCCTACTCTTCTAGCAGCATCTGCAGCTGTGCTGCCAGTTCTCAACCTCATGATGTCACCATTGGGCAAACATATAATCACCACTTCCCCAAGGACGACAGAAGCAGGACTGCCCTGAAACTTTTCACTTTGCTTTGCTTGTCCAAGACTTGCTTCTGAGCGTAGCTGCTCTTCCCACCGTAGCATTGTCCTTAACAACCGCACCTTGAATTTGAAAGCAggcattaattaattagcattTGCCCTGTCTGTCTTGTGTGTCTACTATTTAGCAATACTAAGAGAGAGACTACCACATCCAAAATCACACTACAAGCAAGCCATGCAATTCAATGACTGCAGCAGTAGGTCATCTAGGAGCCATGATTAACAGATCATAACTATGGAATGAAGCAATAAGGCTATCATGCTCGAAAGCAAACACAAAGCAAATTTAAGcaagaaaatttcaacaaactGGTCATTAACAAAATGGGCTTCAGAAGGGCAAGGTCACAGGCAAACCTTGTTATTGATGCTAGTTTCCATGGAAGTTGATGCAGCTGAGGTAAACCTTGGTGTCGATGTAATATCATCAAGCTGTCTTCCATCAAAAACAGCAGAAACAACCGCCCAATATTCAGATTCTTCTTGATCCGTCAAATCAATGACCTGAATGAAGGTTGGCAACAATCGCCCAAACTGGTCTTGCTGCACAAGGAAGCAGTATTTAACCTAATTGTGGATTACTGGTGTCCTTGTATGCTTCAGTCTGAATCATTTCACATTGTTGACATTCATACCCTCTCTGGGTCTCTCAGGCTGCTATatatgtttttgaattttcccTCTAATTCTGAACATACAATTACAATTTCATTTTGAGATCATCTGTGTGGCCTAGAGATCTCAGGAAGTAAATGTTAAACATACCTTGTGGTACATACCATCTCGACAGAGTGCATATTTCTCTAGGCAAGTGCACCAATCCCCGTGTCCTGGTTCACACCACCACTCATCAGTCACCTGGAAATATGAAGTCAAAGAAAATAGGGTAACTTGTTACTTGAAGGAGCATAATGGAACTcaattaggagatactttgaaattttttgtaatttctcTGCAAATAAAGAAAGGAAGGGGACACAGGcaaggatgatgatgatttgtAGACTAAGAAAGCTTGGAGGCAGGTCAACTTCAAGTGACAAACTATCTTTAGATTTCAACCTCTTTCCATGAATGAAGCTTTAGATTAACTACACTATGGAATCAATGAATGAAGTTTTAGATTAACTACACTATGGAATCAATATGTGAAGTAAAGCAAGCCAACCTTCTTGTACAGCCTCGCATAGGCTTCCCACCGTTTTATTTGGAAAGGAGATTTTCTATCAGCTACTGCTTCAGAAGCTGCCAGTCCAAAGCTCACTGCAACGAGCAATTCACTTCCATCTTTGTCTACTCTGCAATGTCAAGTTTAACACAAATCTTAGTGATTGGCATGTACTTAGAGCAATTTATGCAAATTAGACATCAAGTAGTTATATACCTAATGATAACAGCAGCAAGAAGATGACTTCCTTGCACTCTAAGGACCGGATGCCCAATTTTCAACAAACTATACTTCTGAAACAAATCATCTACTGTAGAATTTTGGTCCTCCATATTTGTGGAGAAAAAGGATGACGCATCTATTTCAGATTCATCTGTGTTATTTATGTTAGACAATTTGTTTCCAGTTTCTTTATAAAGCCAATGTGCTGCAAGTCCATGTTCAGCATACTCGTGCATCCTCTGCAtaatatgaaatgaaatttacgAGTGTCAGCTAAACTTTAAAAACAAACGGTAGCAAGTAATTCTGATCTCCTTTAAATTTGGAAGAAGTTTGGCACCTGTGTTCGTATTTGAACTTCCAAAGGTGATCTGTCAGGACCTTGTACAGCAGTGTGCAGAGACTGCAGATGGGGATTTGCAGTTAAGATATGAAAAGTGCCCTCTGATAAAGTTACAAAACATATACATTACaaaatacatataaaaccTATATCACATTCAGTTGGAACAGTCCAAAAATGGCTCAAGAGTTGGGGATATTAGAAATTGAGAAGAATGGAGTGAAATCATTTAAAAGGACCTTCCAAAAATATGGAATCATGAACAGGAAAATCTGACCTGATAGCCGCTGGGCTTTGGATTGATAATGTAATCATCAAACTCACCATCAATCGGGGTCCAATGTCTGCACATTAGAAATTATATAAGTCAATCTGcctatgtatatatatagtccccttctattgagggatcccctacaataattttatatatacagtccccttctattggaAATCAGTCTGTTATCTTTCCGAGTCTGGAAAAAGAACGTTGCGCTACAGATAAACTTGTGGCAAAATAGTCAATTCATTAAGTTACTGACAGCAAGAGTTTCACGTTACCCAAATTTGAACATACACGCCATCATATAAATGCATAAAACTACCATTCCGTCACATCTATCACAAACTATCGCTTACCCTAGatcccaaaataaataaacggAAGTAAGGAAATAGGAGGGTGATATAAAAATAGAAGATCAGTGCAATTTGATTTACTTGTGTACAATGTCGAGAAGATTGTAGCAACACTGGACGGCAGGTCCATGCAAAGTTCCTTTCTTGTCTCCAACGACTACCCTTAATGCACGGGCATCATAAACTTTATTGATGCTGACATCTTTCCGCTTCATCTAAAACAAGTGCAGATACAAACGTAATGTTTCAAAAACTTGCAAAGGAATACTACACAAGGGCCTATCTTGAAATAACTGCTATAAACATCAAATCAAGCACAGAAGCCCTCAAACATATTAAACTGTGAAGTGCATTACCTTGGTGTAGATGCTATACAAACTTTTTAGACGGCTGGATAAAGTTACTTCCATTCCTGGAACATAACTGAAAACATAACACGGCGAGAACACTTAACATTGACCAACTGACACAATAAGGCTATTATAAAAATTGTATGACGACATAtatgtttgtttgtgtgtatatataattgtaaAACTGCAAGCAGCGAAGGAAAAGtggaaagaaagaacataCGAAGTTGATATGATCAACTCCTGCTCGAGTGCCTCCTCACAAATTACCAAAGATGCTAAAGCAATTCCAGCATCTTGCACAACCTTTGGTCTTGTGTGAGGCTCCAAACCTTGTCCTAGAGTATTGAGAAATTTAGATCGTTTAGTCCGATCTAACAATACATCAAATGGCACTACAGCTTCCAAAAGATcctgaaaaatatataaaacagAAGTTTCTAAGCAGTGACTTTAATTTGAACTATAATCCTCATTCTTTTTAGTGTCGATTTCTACAATTTCAGGATACAGCATTCAGACagaaacataaaaagaaaaaaagaaatccttGTAAATGCTTGCCTTCATGGTTGTGACATCTTCATCAACTGCTATGGACCCTTCATTGTCAGATATTGAGCTTTTTTCATTTAAGGGCAGCGAGCTGGATATTCTTTTTGAATTTCCTACTTTGCTGCTATGGCTCCACATCAATGCTAGATCAGCTCTCATTTTCTTAAACATTTGAGGCTGCTTATACAAGGAAGATTAGAACATACTATTGAAGAAGGAACTACAAATGCTCATATAGCAAGGTACATTTGGGTGCAATACAACATACTGGTTTTTGGTAATGGCCAAATAgtaataaatttaataaaaacaaaattcactGCATGTTTCTGTTCAGACATTTGTACAACTAATTAAACAGCTTGAATCACTCAATGGGATAAGGTTCATCCAAATTATATCATATTAACCTTGAATAGAACCATATTTCCACCTCTTCTTTAATTTAGGTACTTAAAGCTTCGCAACTGCATTTTCTAAGTAGCCAAAAAATGCTTAGAAACTACCAGATGCTTTATTGAAACTATATCCACAATGTCCATTGTTTTGCTCTTTTCTTTACTTACACAGTCAATTAAGTCCTGTCTCCCAAATAGCATCATACTAATGTGTTTCCTGCACTAGTTTCTTCACAACGTCTGAAAATTATTCTTGATGTAATCATCTAATCTCCATTTTTGGGTCTCTGTACACTCAGAAAATAAGCTATTGGATTTCAACTCTTCAAggaaaaacttaaaactatGATTTTCTTGCTTAATGTATCAAAATTCCCACAACTGACTTATTAGAAGCAGTTTTATCAGATATTTAGATCTTCTATGACAACCAGAAAGATTGTGAGCAGACCTGAAGAACAGCAAAGCACAGATCTTCCAGTTCAGCTTTCATTGCCCACAAACCCAATCTGGAAGCTAGTGAGCACCAAATTACCAAGGTTTCTTTTGCAACAGCTTGAGCCTTTGTCAGTGGGAGAGCATAACtgtaaaaaaaagtttcatcTAGGAGCGTAACCCATCTGCTAGTATTATGAGCCTAAAACTTCATAGTGAAGAAGACAAGAAAATTCCAAGCAACcaacaaaacaataatatgATTATCTTTATCAGCTAAAGTTGGGCACTTGTTGCTAAGGGGGCATTATTTATAGTACCACGTTACCAACAAAAGTTTCTGTTAGTTGGCCATGTCCCAACTAACATTTCCATGCAATCAATAACTGAAGGATAATAGGATAAACAGGTTCTGTGTCTATATATTATTTAGAATCTTCAAGAGAAGGCAGAAATATTTCATTACAATTTAGTGTTTGTGCTCATTTCAGGGTCAAAACTAGtcttgaaaaaagaaatcaaaattgagGAATTAAAAGAAAGTGATAACAATATAAACTTATAATATCAATGTAAGTTTAGAGTCAGTACATTGTTCTCATATTGTGAAGGCGATCTGCAAGCTTTATAAGCACTACACGTGGATCATCAACCATGCCCAAGAGC
The Prunus dulcis chromosome 2, ALMONDv2, whole genome shotgun sequence DNA segment above includes these coding regions:
- the LOC117617835 gene encoding probable GTP diphosphokinase RSH2, chloroplastic isoform X4, with protein sequence MTCQSSSTNTNTMLAHKFHRLHLRSYPKFRGVLDQIAPNLAVSSSLSSVFTSANVIAAAAAASGSGSLHGAVTSTITQVAVTALAIASGACLSTKVDFLWPKMEAQPGSDVVEGVDVTGYPIFNDPKVQKAIAFAKKAHHGQLRRTGDPYLVHCIHTGRILAMLVPSSGQRAVETVVAGILHDVVDDTCESFPHIEEEFGDDVARLVAGVSRLSYINQLLRRHRRINLNQGRLGHEEANNLRVMLLGMVDDPRVVLIKLADRLHNMRTIYALPLTKAQAVAKETLVIWCSLASRLGLWAMKAELEDLCFAVLQPQMFKKMRADLALMWSHSSKVGNSKRISSSLPLNEKSSISDNEGSIAVDEDVTTMKDLLEAVVPFDVLLDRTKRSKFLNTLGQGLEPHTRPKVVQDAGIALASLVICEEALEQELIISTSYVPGMEVTLSSRLKSLYSIYTKMKRKDVSINKVYDARALRVVVGDKKGTLHGPAVQCCYNLLDIVHKHWTPIDGEFDDYIINPKPSGYQSLHTAVQGPDRSPLEVQIRTQRMHEYAEHGLAAHWLYKETGNKLSNINNTDESEIDASSFFSTNMEDQNSTVDDLFQKYSLLKIGHPVLRVQGSHLLAAVIIRVDKDGSELLVAVSFGLAASEAVADRKSPFQIKRWEAYARLYKKVTDEWWCEPGHGDWCTCLEKYALCRDGMYHKN